One region of Bdellovibrio bacteriovorus genomic DNA includes:
- a CDS encoding JmjC domain-containing protein, which translates to MNKSLAVIDTLLGRMDFEYFQKDFFGRMPLAMPGTAHAFKGVFHWHNLVDVLNTHDNCWAVKEGILHKDLQSGRMSYDDFLAVFEKGYSAVIRHGELADDSIKAIAQCFQKRFKGQVDVQMYATPAGCEGFDWHYDEEDVFVIQTAGVKEFCLRAPKLPLIPQTKLPLQFLLSDYTTGPEIRCQLAAGDWLYIPAGFWHKAKSLEESFHISVGVLNAGL; encoded by the coding sequence ATGAACAAGTCACTCGCTGTCATCGATACACTTTTAGGCCGGATGGATTTTGAATATTTTCAAAAGGACTTTTTTGGTCGTATGCCTTTAGCGATGCCCGGGACGGCCCATGCATTCAAAGGCGTTTTCCATTGGCATAATCTAGTAGACGTTTTAAACACCCACGACAACTGCTGGGCGGTGAAAGAAGGGATTTTGCATAAAGATCTTCAATCGGGCCGAATGTCTTATGATGATTTCTTAGCCGTATTTGAAAAAGGTTATTCGGCCGTGATCAGACATGGTGAGCTTGCTGATGATTCCATCAAAGCGATTGCTCAGTGTTTTCAAAAACGTTTTAAGGGCCAAGTGGACGTCCAAATGTACGCCACTCCCGCAGGGTGTGAAGGTTTTGATTGGCACTATGATGAAGAAGACGTGTTTGTTATTCAAACCGCAGGCGTTAAGGAATTTTGCCTAAGAGCGCCCAAACTTCCCCTTATTCCTCAAACCAAATTGCCTTTGCAATTCTTGCTTTCGGATTACACGACCGGTCCGGAGATCCGCTGTCAGCTTGCGGCGGGCGATTGGCTTTATATACCCGCAGGATTTTGGCATAAGGCAAAATCCTTAGAAGAATCTTTTCACATCTCCGTCGGAGTTCTAAACGCAGGTCTGTAA